A genomic stretch from Candidatus Melainabacteria bacterium includes:
- a CDS encoding type II secretion system F family protein: MWYFSLSFLLFAVVLAAALLAVQPLFVQYVESYAVRVRPRRAAVELATIQPKDSTILLFCRAIGDATLRAFPAVMDARTLALLTVANYRSEAHLATYAGIRVLVTGCCLLFCIFCAPGNAAALLLAAPAAVMSWLLPNFFLASRAKNRQGQILRELPVVIDLMLVCAQAGVGLLSAIEKISKETEDTCPIISAEMQQLIQEVKVFAKTAGTAFRNMADRCGVDELSSLAAALVAAEQKGADISFPLKQQAQAIRDRLKRKKEEEAAKVPVKMVPVIMIFVMPLILVPMLGPAIYTTYMMLAPIMGVK, translated from the coding sequence ATGTGGTATTTCAGTCTTAGCTTTTTGTTGTTCGCTGTTGTCCTGGCGGCCGCGCTGCTTGCAGTGCAGCCGCTTTTCGTTCAGTATGTCGAGAGTTATGCAGTGCGCGTGCGCCCCCGTAGGGCGGCAGTCGAACTGGCTACTATCCAGCCAAAAGACTCGACCATACTGCTTTTCTGTCGTGCCATCGGCGACGCCACATTACGCGCCTTTCCTGCAGTCATGGATGCGCGTACCCTGGCATTGTTGACAGTCGCCAACTACCGCAGCGAGGCGCACCTGGCTACCTATGCGGGCATACGCGTTTTAGTGACGGGCTGCTGTTTGCTGTTCTGTATTTTTTGCGCACCCGGAAATGCTGCGGCTCTCTTGCTTGCTGCTCCTGCTGCTGTCATGTCATGGCTGCTGCCGAATTTTTTCCTGGCTTCCCGAGCCAAAAATCGGCAGGGGCAAATTTTGCGCGAACTACCGGTGGTAATAGACCTGATGCTTGTTTGTGCTCAAGCCGGTGTTGGTTTACTCAGTGCCATTGAGAAGATCAGCAAGGAGACTGAGGACACTTGCCCCATCATCAGTGCCGAGATGCAACAGTTGATTCAGGAGGTCAAGGTCTTTGCCAAGACTGCCGGAACAGCCTTTCGCAACATGGCAGATCGCTGTGGTGTTGATGAGTTGAGCAGTCTTGCCGCAGCACTGGTCGCAGCTGAGCAGAAGGGCGCCGACATTTCCTTTCCGCTCAAACAACAGGCGCAAGCGATTCGAGATCGTTTGAAGCGCAAAAAGGAAGAAGAGGCGGCGAAAGTGCCTGTGAAAATGGTGCCCGTGATCATGATATTTGTCATGCCATTGATTCTCGTACCAATGTTAGGACCGGCGATCTACACGACTTATATGATGCTGGCACCGATCATGGGTGTGAAGTGA
- a CDS encoding VWA domain-containing protein, with protein MTDLNDSERHTLARWRLVLGKSAEQHGIACSGDDDCSAVAPLLGYLFGDDGESAGTGAVGDRGGKAKSRQGGRGRTQLTVPNWVDQVTELFPHKAREVLEKELIQRRGLNEILNEPKLLDKVEPNVDIVKTLLTHKHLLNPETRVLARKLIDKVVNQVKEKLRLQIEQAISGAIRRDRHSPRKVYRNLDLKTTIRRNLHNYSAEHRRLLVDRLYFFAAERKKRPWHIIVTVDQSGSMLDSAIFSAIMASIFAELPSIKTSLVLFDTQVVDLSGQVGQPVDVLLSINLGGGTDITSALQYSQQLAREPARTIVVLITDFYEGRPENDLVRQVLAMSQSGIRMIGLGALGFNARPEYNKQTAKKCRKAGMDILVCTPEELAECMARIIRG; from the coding sequence ATGACAGATCTGAACGATAGCGAACGACATACTCTCGCCCGTTGGCGGCTGGTGCTCGGTAAATCAGCCGAGCAGCATGGTATCGCATGTAGTGGTGATGATGATTGCTCTGCTGTTGCTCCTCTGTTGGGTTACTTGTTTGGCGATGATGGTGAAAGTGCCGGCACGGGTGCGGTCGGTGATCGGGGCGGCAAGGCAAAGTCTCGCCAGGGCGGTAGAGGACGCACTCAGTTGACTGTGCCCAACTGGGTTGACCAGGTAACGGAACTTTTTCCGCATAAAGCACGGGAAGTGTTGGAAAAAGAGCTCATTCAACGGCGCGGTTTGAATGAGATCCTCAATGAGCCAAAGCTGCTGGATAAAGTCGAGCCCAACGTCGACATTGTCAAAACTTTGCTGACGCACAAGCATTTGCTTAATCCCGAGACTCGCGTTCTGGCAAGAAAACTGATCGATAAAGTCGTCAATCAAGTGAAGGAGAAGTTGCGTTTACAGATTGAACAGGCAATCTCGGGTGCGATTCGTCGCGATCGGCATTCGCCTCGCAAGGTCTATCGAAATCTGGATTTGAAAACGACAATACGACGCAATTTGCATAATTACAGTGCTGAGCACAGACGATTGCTTGTCGATAGATTGTATTTTTTCGCCGCTGAACGCAAAAAGCGCCCCTGGCACATAATAGTCACTGTCGATCAGTCTGGGTCGATGCTTGATTCGGCAATTTTCTCCGCCATCATGGCTTCTATTTTTGCTGAACTGCCATCGATAAAAACATCACTGGTTTTATTCGATACACAGGTCGTTGATCTTTCCGGTCAGGTGGGGCAACCTGTAGACGTTCTTCTGTCCATAAATTTGGGTGGCGGTACTGATATCACATCTGCTTTGCAATACAGTCAACAGCTGGCACGAGAACCGGCTCGAACGATTGTCGTTTTGATCACTGACTTTTACGAGGGGCGTCCCGAAAACGATCTGGTTCGACAGGTGCTGGCAATGTCTCAGTCCGGCATCCGCATGATCGGGCTGGGAGCGCTTGGCTTCAATGCCCGTCCCGAGTACAACAAGCAGACGGCAAAAAAATGCCGGAAAGCCGGGATGGACATCCTCGTTTGTACACCTGAGGAACTAGCTGAGTGTATGGCGCGAATTATTCGCGGCTGA
- a CDS encoding aminotransferase class III-fold pyridoxal phosphate-dependent enzyme codes for MALYRKEDSVKRFPKVQRGSDHYEVIAGQALENSIEHLNHAYGQKLCGAEGAVEFRDEGVYTYDNHGKQYLDCLGGYGIFNVGHRHPRVIAAVKAQLDQVCLHSQDLLNPWAAHLAKQLAAIAPGDLKYSFFCNSGTEAVEGALKLARLYTGKTEVISTRNAYHGVSMGALSATGRDVFRKPFEPLLNGFTHVPFGDIEALEEAIGKNTAAVIIEPIQGEGGINVPAVGYLRKVRQLTRKKGVLLILDEVQTGMGRTGRMFACEHEGVVPDILCLAKALGGGVMPIGCFMSTSKIWKVLEPNPSIHNSTFGGNPLACTAASACIEVLMEEHLPARAAVMGNVFMRELNNLCERYPKHLAEVRGRGLLIGLEFQSKEVREKVQVELFHRGVLVAATMNSNRTVRIEPPLIITEAQIKFMIQTLESILVDMGDPEPEVVTKKRKKRAK; via the coding sequence ATGGCTCTTTATAGAAAAGAAGATTCGGTCAAAAGATTTCCCAAAGTACAACGTGGTTCAGATCACTATGAAGTTATCGCCGGTCAAGCTCTCGAAAATTCAATCGAGCACTTGAACCACGCCTACGGTCAGAAGTTGTGCGGTGCTGAAGGTGCCGTAGAGTTCCGTGACGAAGGTGTATATACATACGATAACCACGGCAAACAATATTTGGATTGTCTCGGTGGCTACGGAATTTTCAACGTCGGACATCGTCACCCGCGTGTCATCGCAGCAGTGAAAGCGCAGTTGGATCAAGTCTGTTTGCACAGTCAGGACCTGCTCAATCCCTGGGCTGCCCATCTTGCCAAACAGCTCGCAGCTATCGCGCCTGGTGATTTGAAGTATTCGTTTTTCTGCAACAGCGGTACCGAAGCCGTTGAGGGTGCTCTCAAACTGGCTCGACTTTATACCGGTAAAACTGAAGTGATTTCCACTCGCAACGCCTACCATGGCGTCAGCATGGGCGCTCTCTCTGCTACAGGCAGAGACGTGTTCAGAAAACCATTCGAACCGCTTTTGAATGGATTCACTCATGTGCCGTTCGGTGACATCGAAGCTTTAGAAGAAGCGATTGGCAAGAACACTGCTGCTGTAATCATCGAACCGATTCAAGGTGAAGGTGGTATCAACGTTCCTGCTGTTGGTTACTTGCGCAAAGTTCGTCAATTGACCAGGAAAAAAGGCGTACTTCTTATCCTCGACGAAGTACAGACTGGTATGGGTCGCACCGGTCGCATGTTCGCTTGTGAACATGAGGGTGTTGTGCCGGATATTCTCTGTCTGGCCAAGGCTCTGGGCGGCGGAGTGATGCCAATTGGCTGCTTCATGTCGACTTCGAAAATTTGGAAGGTACTGGAGCCGAATCCAAGCATCCATAACTCTACTTTCGGTGGCAATCCGCTCGCTTGTACAGCTGCCTCTGCTTGTATCGAAGTGTTGATGGAAGAGCATCTTCCTGCTCGTGCCGCAGTTATGGGCAATGTCTTCATGCGCGAGTTGAATAACTTGTGTGAAAGATACCCCAAGCACCTTGCCGAAGTACGTGGTCGCGGTCTGCTTATCGGTCTGGAGTTCCAGTCGAAAGAAGTTCGTGAAAAGGTTCAAGTTGAATTGTTCCATCGCGGTGTTTTGGTTGCGGCAACTATGAACTCCAACCGTACTGTTCGAATTGAACCGCCTCTGATTATCACTGAGGCCCAGATCAAGTTCATGATTCAAACACTCGAATCCATCCTTGTTGACATGGGTGATCCAGAGCCTGAAGTTGTTACGAAAAAACGTAAGAAAAGAGCGAAATAA
- a CDS encoding AAA family ATPase, with product MAKNGGNGDDKPDQVREPAEIRHADQLEALKQNDPDAPPKPWLLSPRSVLTYIVGGKTLKAKIGGKSVDVPITRKFFGDDSIVERSIVTLASERALLLVGEPGTGKSWLSEHLAAAISGNSTLTIQGTAGTTEEHIKYSWNVARVIAEGPNLQNLIPSPTMVAMRDGSLLRFEEITRCVPDVQDALVSILSDKAVAIPELPDANMVWAQRGFNIIATANTRDQGVNELSAALKRRFNYIYIPIIADQKTEVQVVQQRSTELLERYDMPVRVPEPVVELLTTIFREIRDGKTADGVSLKKPSTTLSTAEAISIALDAALHARFFGSGQITPRHVARNLAGSIVKENLEDLAVLKEYVVLVAKKRAAGNKEWQEFHDEMLAALK from the coding sequence ATGGCAAAGAATGGTGGCAACGGCGACGATAAGCCGGATCAAGTACGGGAACCGGCTGAGATTCGTCATGCAGATCAACTCGAAGCTCTCAAACAAAACGACCCTGATGCGCCGCCAAAACCATGGCTTCTCTCACCGCGCTCGGTGCTCACCTATATCGTCGGCGGAAAAACATTGAAGGCCAAGATTGGTGGAAAGAGCGTTGATGTTCCTATCACGAGAAAATTTTTCGGAGACGATAGTATCGTCGAGCGGTCGATTGTTACCCTTGCCTCCGAGCGCGCTTTGCTCTTAGTCGGCGAGCCCGGTACGGGGAAAAGCTGGCTCTCTGAGCACCTTGCCGCAGCCATCAGTGGCAATTCTACTCTCACTATTCAGGGCACCGCCGGTACTACCGAAGAGCATATCAAATACTCCTGGAATGTTGCCCGTGTCATCGCCGAAGGACCAAACCTGCAAAACTTGATTCCCTCTCCGACAATGGTGGCGATGCGAGATGGAAGCTTGTTGCGATTCGAGGAAATTACTCGCTGTGTTCCCGACGTGCAAGATGCTCTCGTCTCCATCCTTTCGGATAAAGCTGTTGCTATTCCGGAGTTGCCTGACGCTAACATGGTTTGGGCACAGCGCGGTTTTAACATTATCGCTACCGCTAACACCCGCGACCAGGGCGTCAACGAACTCTCCGCCGCGTTGAAGAGACGTTTCAACTACATTTATATTCCGATTATCGCCGATCAGAAAACTGAAGTTCAGGTTGTGCAACAGCGTTCGACCGAGCTTCTCGAGCGTTATGACATGCCTGTGCGTGTGCCTGAACCTGTGGTCGAGCTCTTAACTACGATTTTTCGGGAAATTCGAGACGGTAAAACAGCAGATGGTGTCAGTTTGAAGAAACCATCGACGACTCTGTCGACCGCAGAAGCTATCAGTATCGCACTTGACGCAGCACTGCATGCGCGATTCTTTGGTTCGGGTCAAATTACACCCCGTCATGTTGCTCGCAACCTGGCTGGTTCGATCGTGAAAGAGAATCTGGAAGACCTGGCTGTGCTGAAAGAGTATGTTGTATTGGTCGCGAAGAAGCGTGCCGCAGGCAATAAAGAATGGCAGGAATTTCATGATGAGATGCTGGCTGCATTAAAATGA
- the recG gene encoding ATP-dependent DNA helicase RecG: protein MAAIVSGVKETKEAELSALRRAINVERRTYYSDFQGRHSTFSQFMRTTADRLCRRYPTDPIWATVRGLFRQYPNLDVSTRISIIKRAEDLLKPLWDVAEDAFQSPDELTQKLADSISAVQEKQPRQVQEPRQAGDLPATGSELPAVNKSKTAVDASKTAGKAKEKSAPPKFSVADPSQVPVQFVKGVGPKAAAVLGKLNIATVSDLLRHYPRRHLDFQNRVFIRGLKPGQEVTIYGVIRSVGAYQAKRGNISIVTISINDGTGTIAVTRFIGGKQNKYLLERFKGQYPRDSQVLASGVVERDNYSNKLVLKNAEIELLGQVGDGEGEDSDSPDLSSSIHAGRLVPVYPLTEGMSLRYMRNIIHNALESLPVVSDPLPPEVKEKFDLADLDWSLRTIHFPDDAESKDRARYRLVFDEFFAIQLELAHRRHKFEQSEGALKLEFKPDGLVERLRASLPFKLTNAQDRVFREIAVDLASTKPLHRLVQGDVGSGKTIVALMAFLIAIENNYQCAMMAPTEILAEQHYRQFQRLLTPLGLKCALVVGKQGQKERRQVRGELLNGQINIAVGTHALIEDNVEFQNLGLIIIDEQHRFGVKQRARLKAKSQSPELLTMTATPIPRTLALTMHGDLDVSEIDEMPPGRKPIETKLFTPGRKIELWNKIHEEIAAGRQVYIVFPLIEESETLSAKAATQEYEKLREKYPDLRFGLMHGKLKPQEKDEIMEKFRDRDFDILVCTTVIEVGVDVPNASVMVIENADRFGLAALHQLRGRVGRGAEQSYCYLVSDAKSDTTRQRLEIMTQTNDGFVIAEKDLEIRGPGEFLGFRQSGLPEMLLADLVNDAKILEEARHAAIEVIREDPELNNHPTLKKMIESRASMKETEIMRSG, encoded by the coding sequence ATGGCTGCCATAGTGAGCGGTGTCAAAGAAACAAAAGAGGCTGAGCTTTCAGCCCTGCGGCGCGCAATTAATGTTGAGCGTCGCACTTACTATTCTGATTTTCAGGGGCGACACTCGACATTTTCGCAGTTCATGAGAACTACAGCCGATCGTCTATGCCGAAGATATCCAACTGATCCGATATGGGCGACGGTGCGCGGGTTGTTTCGTCAATATCCCAACCTGGACGTCTCCACGCGTATTTCGATAATCAAGCGGGCGGAGGATTTGCTCAAACCGCTCTGGGATGTTGCTGAAGACGCTTTCCAGTCGCCGGACGAACTGACTCAAAAATTGGCGGATTCTATATCTGCCGTTCAAGAAAAGCAGCCCAGGCAAGTGCAGGAGCCGCGGCAGGCTGGCGACTTGCCTGCAACAGGCTCCGAACTGCCTGCAGTGAACAAAAGTAAAACTGCTGTGGATGCAAGTAAAACTGCAGGTAAGGCGAAGGAGAAGTCCGCGCCACCAAAGTTTTCTGTTGCCGATCCCAGTCAGGTGCCGGTGCAATTTGTCAAAGGAGTTGGTCCGAAGGCTGCTGCCGTTCTGGGTAAGCTCAACATCGCCACAGTCAGTGATTTGTTGAGACACTATCCGCGCCGTCATTTGGATTTTCAGAATCGTGTTTTCATTCGCGGATTGAAACCCGGGCAAGAAGTCACCATATATGGTGTTATCAGATCCGTGGGCGCCTATCAGGCAAAACGTGGAAATATTTCAATCGTTACTATTTCCATCAATGATGGTACTGGAACCATCGCTGTGACGAGGTTTATTGGCGGTAAGCAGAACAAATATCTACTTGAGCGATTTAAGGGACAATATCCTCGTGACTCGCAAGTTCTCGCGTCTGGTGTTGTAGAACGAGACAATTACAGCAACAAACTTGTCTTAAAGAATGCAGAAATCGAATTGCTTGGGCAGGTTGGTGATGGCGAGGGCGAAGACAGTGACAGCCCCGACCTGTCCAGCAGCATCCATGCCGGGCGGCTTGTGCCGGTTTATCCACTCACCGAAGGCATGAGTTTGCGCTACATGCGCAACATTATTCACAATGCACTTGAGTCACTGCCTGTAGTATCAGATCCTCTGCCTCCAGAAGTGAAAGAGAAATTTGATCTGGCGGATTTGGATTGGTCTTTGAGAACAATCCACTTTCCCGATGATGCGGAAAGTAAAGATCGCGCCCGCTACAGACTGGTTTTTGATGAGTTCTTCGCCATTCAACTCGAGCTTGCCCATCGCAGGCATAAGTTCGAACAGTCCGAAGGGGCTCTCAAGCTTGAATTCAAGCCGGATGGTCTGGTTGAGAGGTTGCGCGCCTCTTTGCCATTTAAATTGACCAATGCGCAGGATCGTGTTTTTAGAGAGATTGCCGTTGATCTGGCTTCCACGAAACCGTTGCACAGGCTGGTTCAAGGTGATGTGGGCTCCGGTAAGACGATTGTTGCCTTGATGGCGTTTTTGATTGCGATAGAGAATAACTACCAATGTGCCATGATGGCACCGACTGAAATTCTCGCCGAACAGCACTACCGGCAGTTTCAACGTTTGCTTACGCCTTTAGGTCTAAAGTGCGCACTGGTGGTCGGCAAGCAGGGGCAAAAAGAAAGGCGCCAGGTGCGGGGCGAGCTCTTGAATGGGCAGATTAATATCGCTGTCGGAACGCATGCCTTGATTGAGGATAATGTCGAGTTTCAAAATCTTGGACTGATTATCATTGATGAGCAGCATCGCTTTGGCGTTAAGCAACGTGCTCGTCTGAAGGCGAAAAGTCAAAGCCCAGAGTTACTGACGATGACTGCAACTCCGATTCCGCGGACGCTCGCACTGACGATGCATGGAGACCTCGACGTTTCAGAAATCGACGAGATGCCCCCGGGGCGCAAACCTATTGAAACGAAACTGTTTACCCCTGGGCGTAAGATTGAGTTGTGGAACAAAATCCATGAGGAAATTGCGGCTGGAAGGCAGGTCTACATTGTCTTTCCATTGATTGAAGAATCCGAGACTCTTTCGGCAAAAGCCGCTACTCAGGAGTATGAAAAGCTGCGGGAGAAATATCCCGACTTGCGTTTCGGTCTCATGCACGGCAAGTTGAAACCACAAGAAAAAGACGAGATTATGGAGAAATTCCGCGATCGAGATTTCGATATCCTCGTCTGTACTACCGTCATCGAAGTCGGTGTGGACGTTCCGAATGCCTCTGTTATGGTAATTGAGAATGCCGATCGTTTTGGATTGGCAGCGTTGCATCAGTTGCGCGGCAGAGTCGGACGAGGTGCGGAGCAATCCTACTGTTATCTTGTTTCTGATGCCAAATCTGATACCACGCGCCAGCGTCTTGAGATTATGACGCAGACTAACGATGGCTTCGTCATCGCTGAGAAGGATCTGGAAATTCGTGGACCGGGCGAATTTCTGGGATTTCGTCAAAGTGGCTTGCCTGAGATGCTTCTAGCCGATCTGGTCAACGACGCAAAAATTCTAGAAGAAGCTCGTCATGCTGCCATTGAAGTGATTCGGGAAGATCCGGAGTTGAACAATCATCCCACTCTCAAGAAGATGATCGAGTCCAGGGCTTCGATGAAAGAAACTGAGATCATGCGCTCTGGCTAG
- a CDS encoding tetratricopeptide repeat protein: MKRRSIFLALSLCIATISGYNTVAMAGQQQPAPQPNGQMDKALLDRYYQGVTYMKMGDLEKALAAFSQCALSAPQDPLVHLSLGAALQQHGDIDNAISEYRRAILLRPSDAFAHETLGVLLQGQGQINEAIEQYQQAIQLRPEVALMKLNLGIAQRVAGNGDAAISALKQVLAAYPEHLKARSQLAAAYQDKGEYQLAINEYKQITAREPNNFTMQYNLGNCYLALKDYDNAAVAFGRAISIDPKVAAAHALLAQAQSKTGKYGEATAELKTAIQLKPDQSDWHAQLGDVYTKQKDYAAAISEYRNAQKLNPREVDPAYSLGYLLELTGDNAGAAEAFEHVLALNSNHVNAHYNLGIIKQKLGDQAKAESEFRTVLNFNPNDGQALINLGRSYLLAGDLNQAVGFYRQGLSLEPTDAGAFQELGNALIKLKDYTGARSALESAQSLSPFDKNTMLGLVNLDIAEGNKGKAEAGLRQLLERNPNDIKIMEMLADNLQDQGKTVAAIEVYQQIVQLNPRSADAFNDLGLALQRNKDNSGAVAQYRKALELDPKHVEAHINLGNIYLAQKSYTEAGVEYQKALELSPDNVLAHYNLGLVLTSQENIDGAMSQYRSALRIDPNYANAYFALALLYQSQNNVSEATTAFHKYLDLDPTGPYSEQTKTALARINQTTTGSEQPAQINNAGDNQAVQQMQVAPQSVQQSAPQVAPQRTPPINSIQTSTEIPEGSL; encoded by the coding sequence GTGAAGCGACGTTCAATTTTTCTAGCATTATCGCTTTGTATTGCAACCATAAGTGGCTACAACACAGTCGCTATGGCAGGTCAGCAACAGCCGGCACCGCAGCCGAACGGGCAGATGGACAAAGCATTGCTGGACCGGTATTACCAGGGCGTTACCTACATGAAGATGGGTGACCTGGAAAAAGCACTGGCTGCGTTCAGCCAGTGTGCTCTCAGCGCGCCTCAAGATCCACTGGTACACCTCAGCCTTGGTGCCGCATTACAACAACACGGCGACATCGACAATGCTATCTCAGAGTATCGCCGAGCCATTCTCTTGCGACCATCAGATGCATTCGCCCATGAAACTCTTGGCGTATTGCTGCAGGGGCAAGGTCAAATCAATGAAGCCATAGAACAGTATCAGCAAGCCATCCAGTTGCGCCCTGAAGTGGCTTTGATGAAACTCAACCTGGGTATTGCGCAACGAGTGGCGGGCAACGGCGATGCGGCTATCAGCGCCTTGAAACAAGTGCTGGCGGCTTATCCTGAACACTTGAAAGCGCGATCACAACTGGCAGCTGCATATCAGGACAAGGGCGAATATCAACTCGCCATCAACGAATACAAACAGATTACAGCTCGCGAACCGAATAACTTCACGATGCAGTACAACCTCGGCAACTGCTATCTAGCGCTCAAAGACTACGATAATGCAGCCGTGGCATTCGGACGCGCAATTTCTATCGACCCGAAAGTAGCAGCAGCGCACGCTCTACTCGCGCAAGCGCAAAGCAAGACGGGTAAATATGGAGAAGCGACAGCGGAGTTGAAAACCGCGATTCAACTGAAACCAGACCAGTCAGACTGGCACGCACAGCTTGGCGATGTATATACAAAACAGAAAGACTACGCTGCCGCCATCAGTGAGTATCGCAATGCTCAAAAATTGAACCCGCGCGAAGTTGATCCCGCCTACAGCCTGGGATATCTCCTTGAACTGACTGGTGACAATGCAGGCGCGGCAGAAGCGTTCGAACATGTGCTGGCGCTGAACAGCAATCACGTAAACGCGCACTACAACCTGGGAATTATCAAGCAAAAGCTGGGAGATCAGGCCAAAGCCGAATCAGAATTCAGAACGGTATTGAATTTCAATCCCAACGACGGGCAGGCACTGATTAACCTCGGACGCTCGTATCTCCTTGCCGGAGACTTGAACCAAGCAGTCGGATTCTATCGCCAGGGGCTGAGCCTTGAGCCGACCGACGCCGGAGCATTCCAGGAGTTGGGCAACGCACTGATCAAATTGAAGGACTACACAGGCGCCAGATCAGCGCTCGAATCAGCGCAATCGCTATCTCCATTCGACAAAAATACGATGCTCGGTCTCGTCAATCTGGATATCGCCGAAGGCAACAAAGGCAAGGCAGAAGCCGGATTGCGACAGTTGCTCGAGCGCAATCCCAACGACATAAAGATCATGGAGATGCTTGCAGACAACTTGCAGGACCAGGGAAAAACCGTCGCCGCTATCGAAGTTTATCAACAGATCGTTCAGTTGAACCCTCGTTCTGCTGATGCTTTCAACGATTTGGGATTGGCTCTTCAGCGCAACAAGGATAATTCGGGCGCCGTCGCCCAGTATCGAAAAGCGCTGGAACTAGATCCAAAACACGTCGAAGCGCACATCAATCTCGGCAACATTTACCTGGCACAGAAATCTTATACTGAGGCCGGTGTGGAATATCAAAAAGCGCTGGAATTAAGCCCTGACAATGTTCTTGCTCACTACAATCTCGGTCTGGTGTTAACCAGCCAGGAGAATATTGATGGAGCGATGAGTCAATATCGCTCCGCGCTGAGAATTGATCCAAACTACGCCAATGCCTATTTTGCTCTCGCGTTGCTCTATCAATCGCAGAACAACGTTTCAGAAGCGACCACTGCATTTCATAAGTATCTGGATTTAGACCCGACCGGACCATACAGCGAACAAACAAAAACGGCCCTGGCGCGCATCAATCAAACCACAACGGGATCGGAGCAGCCAGCGCAGATCAACAACGCCGGGGATAACCAGGCTGTTCAACAAATGCAAGTCGCGCCTCAAAGTGTTCAGCAATCCGCGCCACAGGTAGCACCACAGAGAACTCCACCAATCAACAGCATCCAAACCTCCACTGAAATTCCCGAGGGCTCTCTGTAG
- a CDS encoding response regulator transcription factor has translation MAKILVVEDHKELSDLIRDSLTANECLVDCVQSGPEALNQLRLYEYDLIILDLNLPGLSGIDVCRTFRQHGGNTPVLMLTGNRTIDDKELGFEAGADDYLCKPFHFRELVLRANAMIRRGVGQAANSSILTVGNISLYIKEHRITKNDIEINLLPKEFALMEFFVRHPNQVFSAEALIQRVWPSTTDSSPETIRSYITRLRSKLGASEDDPVIATVHGVGYKLVTSHP, from the coding sequence ATGGCAAAAATTCTTGTGGTTGAAGATCACAAAGAATTGTCCGACCTGATCAGAGACTCTCTGACCGCCAACGAATGCCTGGTAGACTGCGTTCAAAGCGGACCGGAGGCACTCAATCAACTTCGCCTGTACGAATATGACCTGATCATTTTGGATCTCAATTTGCCCGGTCTGAGCGGCATCGACGTTTGCAGAACGTTCAGACAGCATGGGGGCAACACGCCTGTGCTGATGTTGACGGGAAATCGCACCATCGATGACAAAGAGTTGGGTTTTGAAGCCGGTGCAGATGATTATCTATGCAAGCCATTCCACTTTCGAGAACTGGTCCTGCGTGCCAACGCGATGATACGTCGAGGTGTCGGTCAGGCAGCAAACAGCAGCATATTGACAGTTGGAAACATCAGTCTCTATATCAAAGAACACCGCATTACGAAAAACGACATCGAAATAAATTTGCTTCCCAAAGAATTCGCCTTGATGGAATTTTTTGTCAGACATCCCAATCAAGTCTTCAGTGCAGAAGCTCTCATTCAGCGTGTCTGGCCTTCGACGACCGATTCTTCACCAGAGACGATTCGGTCATACATAACTCGCCTGAGAAGCAAATTGGGAGCGTCCGAAGACGATCCCGTCATTGCCACTGTCCATGGTGTAGGCTACAAGCTCGTCACTTCACACCCATGA
- a CDS encoding low molecular weight phosphotyrosine protein phosphatase: MNVLFVCLGNICRSPMAEGILKQLYKERAITGNVESVGLMDWNADKAADYRAIAVARENGLDITSHRARQIRKDDLDRFDIILAMDGHNIRLLEKIASPEHKNKIRLLRGVGDIKDPYQGTEKEFREAFKLIKESIENLVEKY, from the coding sequence ATGAACGTGTTATTTGTATGTCTTGGAAACATTTGTCGCTCGCCCATGGCAGAAGGCATCCTCAAGCAGCTCTATAAAGAGCGGGCAATCACAGGCAATGTCGAGTCTGTCGGACTTATGGACTGGAACGCCGATAAAGCGGCCGATTACCGCGCCATCGCCGTTGCTCGAGAAAATGGACTTGACATTACTTCGCATCGAGCCCGTCAGATCCGGAAAGATGATTTGGATCGCTTCGACATCATCTTGGCTATGGACGGGCACAATATTCGACTTCTGGAAAAAATTGCCAGCCCTGAGCACAAAAATAAAATCAGGCTTTTGCGGGGAGTCGGCGACATTAAAGATCCGTATCAGGGGACCGAAAAGGAATTTCGCGAGGCATTCAAGCTCATTAAAGAGTCTATTGAAAATTTAGTTGAAAAGTATTAG